In Equus przewalskii isolate Varuska chromosome 22, EquPr2, whole genome shotgun sequence, the following proteins share a genomic window:
- the CDC37L1 gene encoding hsp90 co-chaperone Cdc37-like 1 isoform X1 — protein MEQPWPPPGPWSLPRAEGEAEEESDLDVSPGSPRCPQLPGGGAQMYSHGIELACQKQKEFVKSSVACKWNLAEAQQKLGSLALHNSESLDQEHAKAQTALSELRQREEEWRQKEEALVQRERMCLWNMDAISKDVFNKSFINQDKRKETEDEDKSKSFMQKYEQKIRHFGMLSRWDDSQRFLSDHPYLVCEETAKYLILWCFHLEAEQKGALMEQIAHQAVVMQFIMEMAKSCNVDPRGCFRLFFQKAKAEEEGYFEAFKNELEAFKSRVRLYSQSPSFQPMTVQNHVPHSGIGSIGLLESLPQVFRETPNSTANPDYLQYSINTALCSLNSVVHKEDDEPKMMDTV, from the exons ATGGAGCAGCCGTGGCCGCCGCCAGGACCTTGGAGCCTCCCTCGGGCCGAGGGGGAGGCTGAGGAAGAGAGTGACTTGGACGTGTCCCCTGGTTCTCCCCGCTGCCCCCAGCTGCCGGGCGGCGGCGCCCAG ATGTATAGCCATGGAATTGAACTGGCTTGCCAAAAGCAGAAAGAGTTTGTGAAGAGCTCTGTGGCGTGCAAATGGAATCTCGCTGAAGCTCAGCAGAAACTTGGTAGCTTAGCACTGCATAACTCTGAGTCCTTGGATCAGGAACATGCCAAAGCACAAACAGCCCTATCAGAACTGAGGCAACGGGAAGAGGAATGGCGGCAGAAAGAAGAGGCTCTAgtacaaagagagagaatgtgtctGTGGAACATGGATGCCATAAGCAAGGATGTTTTTAATAAG agttttattaatcaagataaaaggaaagaaacagaagatgaaGATAAATCAAAATCATTTATGCAGAAATATGAGCAAAAAATCAGACATTTTG gtATGTTGAGTCGATGGGATGATAGTCAGAGATTTTTGTCTGACCATCCATACCTTGTATGTGAAGAAACTgctaaatatcttattttatggTGTTTTCATCTAGAAGCTGAACAG aaagggGCTTTAATGGAACAAATAGCACATCAAGCTGTTGTAATGCAGTTTATTATGGAAATGGCCAAAAGTTGTAATGTGGATCCAAGAGGGTGTTTTcgtttgtttttccagaaagccaAA gcagaggaagaagGTTATTTTGAAGCATTCAAAAATGAACTTGAAGCTTTCAAGTCAAGAGTCAGACTTTATTCTCAATCACCAAGTTTTCAGCCTATGACAGTGCAGAATCATGTTCCCCATTCTGGTATTGGATCTATAGGTTTATTAGAATCCTTACCACAG GTATTTAGAGAGACACCAAATTCCACTGCT aatccaGATTATCTTCAGTATTCTATCAATACAGCTCTCTGCAGTTTAAACTCAGTGGTACATAAAGAAGATGATGAACCCAAAATGATGGACACTGTATAA
- the CDC37L1 gene encoding hsp90 co-chaperone Cdc37-like 1 isoform X2 — translation MEQPWPPPGPWSLPRAEGEAEEESDLDVSPGSPRCPQLPGGGAQMYSHGIELACQKQKEFVKSSVACKWNLAEAQQKLGSLALHNSESLDQEHAKAQTALSELRQREEEWRQKEEALVQRERMCLWNMDAISKDVFNKSFINQDKRKETEDEDKSKSFMQKYEQKIRHFGMLSRWDDSQRFLSDHPYLVCEETAKYLILWCFHLEAEQKGALMEQIAHQAVVMQFIMEMAKSCNVDPRGCFRLFFQKAKAEEEGYFEAFKNELEAFKSRVRLYSQSPSFQPMTVQNHVPHSGIGSIGLLESLPQNPDYLQYSINTALCSLNSVVHKEDDEPKMMDTV, via the exons ATGGAGCAGCCGTGGCCGCCGCCAGGACCTTGGAGCCTCCCTCGGGCCGAGGGGGAGGCTGAGGAAGAGAGTGACTTGGACGTGTCCCCTGGTTCTCCCCGCTGCCCCCAGCTGCCGGGCGGCGGCGCCCAG ATGTATAGCCATGGAATTGAACTGGCTTGCCAAAAGCAGAAAGAGTTTGTGAAGAGCTCTGTGGCGTGCAAATGGAATCTCGCTGAAGCTCAGCAGAAACTTGGTAGCTTAGCACTGCATAACTCTGAGTCCTTGGATCAGGAACATGCCAAAGCACAAACAGCCCTATCAGAACTGAGGCAACGGGAAGAGGAATGGCGGCAGAAAGAAGAGGCTCTAgtacaaagagagagaatgtgtctGTGGAACATGGATGCCATAAGCAAGGATGTTTTTAATAAG agttttattaatcaagataaaaggaaagaaacagaagatgaaGATAAATCAAAATCATTTATGCAGAAATATGAGCAAAAAATCAGACATTTTG gtATGTTGAGTCGATGGGATGATAGTCAGAGATTTTTGTCTGACCATCCATACCTTGTATGTGAAGAAACTgctaaatatcttattttatggTGTTTTCATCTAGAAGCTGAACAG aaagggGCTTTAATGGAACAAATAGCACATCAAGCTGTTGTAATGCAGTTTATTATGGAAATGGCCAAAAGTTGTAATGTGGATCCAAGAGGGTGTTTTcgtttgtttttccagaaagccaAA gcagaggaagaagGTTATTTTGAAGCATTCAAAAATGAACTTGAAGCTTTCAAGTCAAGAGTCAGACTTTATTCTCAATCACCAAGTTTTCAGCCTATGACAGTGCAGAATCATGTTCCCCATTCTGGTATTGGATCTATAGGTTTATTAGAATCCTTACCACAG aatccaGATTATCTTCAGTATTCTATCAATACAGCTCTCTGCAGTTTAAACTCAGTGGTACATAAAGAAGATGATGAACCCAAAATGATGGACACTGTATAA